A single window of Desulfuromonas sp. TF DNA harbors:
- a CDS encoding 1-acyl-sn-glycerol-3-phosphate acyltransferase translates to MFRTIFFFAVFIPWTLFVIFTGIPLSFISPDYLHAYARTWARLGLMLAGVRLEAEGQENIPRNRAVIYMANHQSNFDILALYAGLPVQFRWLAKEELFRIPLFGFAMRRSGYIPLDRSDRKKALHSMTEAARRIADGTSVIVFPEGTRSPDGSILPFKKGGFMLAQQAGASIVPVAIEGCGDVMPKNSRWIRRGKIRVRIFPAVETTDRTAVGREQLQEAVRRPIAEAVTRYLEP, encoded by the coding sequence ATGTTTCGCACCATCTTTTTTTTTGCCGTCTTCATCCCTTGGACTCTCTTCGTCATCTTCACCGGCATTCCCCTTTCCTTTATCAGTCCCGACTATCTTCATGCCTATGCCCGCACCTGGGCCCGCCTCGGTCTGATGCTGGCGGGGGTGCGGCTGGAGGCCGAGGGGCAGGAGAACATCCCGAGAAACCGGGCCGTCATCTATATGGCCAACCACCAGAGCAATTTTGATATTCTCGCTTTATATGCTGGACTGCCGGTTCAATTCCGCTGGCTGGCCAAGGAGGAGCTCTTCCGCATCCCCCTCTTCGGCTTCGCCATGCGCCGCAGCGGCTATATCCCCCTGGACCGCTCCGACCGGAAAAAGGCATTGCACAGCATGACGGAAGCCGCAAGGCGCATCGCCGACGGGACTTCGGTGATCGTCTTTCCCGAGGGAACCCGCTCCCCCGACGGCAGCATTCTCCCCTTCAAGAAGGGCGGCTTCATGCTCGCACAGCAGGCCGGTGCATCGATCGTTCCGGTGGCCATCGAAGGATGCGGGGACGTCATGCCCAAAAACAGCCGCTGGATTCGGAGAGGGAAGATCCGGGTCCGCATTTTCCCCGCCGTAGAGACGACCGACCGTACCGCTGTCGGTCGCGAACAGCTCCAGGAGGCCGTGCGCCGCCCGATCGCCGAGGCGGTTACGCGTTATCTTGAACCTTGA
- a CDS encoding ATP-binding protein, producing MVPKAYRILLVEDSEVHAELIRESLLSWKAGIRLDVVTSLAAARAYLADHAPDFALIDFMLPDGKGTDLLSLERKKGEFPAVLLTASGDEQTAVEAMKSGALDYLVKDATTLSELPRIVERTLREWSNIVSRRQAEEALRRSEEKYRRLFANMREAVAVDRVVYDENGRVADWVVTDLNPAYEKVFGINRQTAIGRRASALYGSFLDLEPLLQTVTRVIETGRPEQLEYFYPLSQKHILVSFFTMGDGYFATLTRDITERRHMEEDLRRLLAEQEATLNAIADAVIIYDSDGRIRHMNPAAERLFGYSPEDRLMSIAERISRFKIETPDGRPFPLEDLLRRVVAGERIKGSVLAFRRSEGREVWLSCSAAPIYTEDGQRIGVVGTYTDITSLHELQKERDLYLHTISHDLRTPLTVVQGYGQLLREALEKERAGASLGMMCDEVLKGTQRMKRMIDALVDLARLEGGQVEPKASTLLLGSFVQQLVVRLERLRLKGVLDTGRLTIDIPPSLPPVLADPDLLERILLNLLTNAMKYSAPETPVRLEARRNEGEVEIAVIDQGEGIARKDQPHIFERFYRPGEHRREDSVGLGLYITRKLVEVHGGRIWVESDPGRGSTFSFTLPVSGLAVSAKE from the coding sequence ATGGTGCCGAAGGCCTACAGAATTCTGCTGGTGGAGGACTCGGAAGTACATGCCGAGCTGATCCGGGAATCTCTTCTTTCCTGGAAGGCGGGCATTCGGCTCGATGTTGTCACTTCGTTGGCAGCCGCTCGGGCCTACCTGGCGGATCATGCCCCCGATTTTGCTCTGATCGATTTCATGCTTCCCGACGGCAAGGGGACGGATCTGCTCTCCCTTGAGCGCAAAAAAGGGGAGTTTCCAGCGGTCCTCCTCACCGCCAGCGGGGATGAGCAGACCGCCGTGGAGGCGATGAAGTCCGGAGCCCTCGACTACCTGGTGAAGGACGCAACCACTCTCTCCGAACTTCCCCGCATTGTCGAGCGCACCCTGCGGGAATGGAGCAACATCGTCAGCCGGAGGCAGGCCGAGGAGGCCCTGCGGCGCAGCGAGGAAAAATATCGTCGTCTGTTCGCGAACATGCGTGAGGCGGTCGCCGTCGACCGTGTCGTTTACGACGAAAACGGGCGCGTGGCCGACTGGGTCGTCACCGACCTCAATCCCGCTTACGAAAAGGTGTTCGGCATTAACCGACAGACGGCAATCGGACGGCGGGCAAGTGCGCTTTACGGTTCATTCCTCGATCTCGAGCCTCTTCTGCAAACGGTGACCAGGGTCATCGAGACGGGCAGGCCGGAGCAGTTGGAGTATTTTTACCCCCTCTCGCAAAAGCACATCCTTGTTTCCTTTTTCACCATGGGCGACGGATACTTCGCCACCCTGACCAGGGACATTACCGAGCGCCGGCACATGGAAGAAGACCTCCGCCGCCTGCTGGCCGAACAGGAGGCGACTCTTAACGCCATTGCCGATGCGGTGATCATCTATGATTCGGATGGCAGGATTCGGCACATGAATCCGGCGGCCGAAAGGCTGTTCGGCTATTCGCCGGAGGATCGCCTCATGTCGATTGCAGAGCGGATTTCCCGATTCAAGATCGAGACGCCCGACGGTCGTCCCTTCCCGCTGGAAGATCTTTTGCGTCGGGTCGTTGCCGGGGAGAGGATAAAGGGGTCGGTTCTCGCATTCCGGCGATCAGAGGGACGGGAGGTCTGGTTAAGCTGCAGCGCCGCCCCCATTTACACCGAAGACGGGCAGCGGATCGGCGTGGTGGGCACCTACACCGACATCACCTCCCTGCACGAGCTGCAGAAGGAGAGGGACCTTTATCTGCACACCATTTCCCACGACCTGCGCACCCCCCTGACGGTCGTCCAGGGTTACGGACAGCTGCTGCGCGAAGCGTTGGAGAAGGAGCGGGCCGGGGCCAGCCTGGGGATGATGTGCGACGAGGTGCTCAAAGGGACTCAGAGGATGAAGCGGATGATCGACGCTCTGGTCGATCTGGCCCGCCTGGAAGGGGGGCAGGTGGAGCCGAAGGCGTCGACACTTCTCCTCGGTTCATTTGTACAGCAGTTGGTCGTCCGGTTGGAGAGGCTCCGCCTGAAGGGTGTCCTGGACACCGGCCGCCTGACCATCGACATCCCGCCCAGCCTCCCACCTGTACTGGCCGATCCGGATCTTCTTGAGCGCATTCTCCTGAATCTCTTGACCAATGCGATGAAATACTCGGCGCCGGAAACCCCGGTGAGGCTGGAAGCCCGCCGGAATGAGGGCGAAGTCGAAATTGCCGTCATCGATCAGGGAGAGGGAATCGCTCGGAAGGATCAGCCCCACATTTTTGAGCGGTTCTACCGCCCCGGGGAGCACAGGAGGGAAGACAGCGTCGGCCTCGGTCTCTATATCACCCGCAAACTGGTCGAAGTTCATGGAGGGCGCATCTGGGTGGAAAGCGATCCGGGAAGGGGCAGCACCTTCTCCTTCACCCTGCCCGTCTCAGGCCTTGCCGTTTCTGCGAAAGAATAA
- a CDS encoding single-stranded DNA-binding protein gives MSVNKVILVGNLGKDPELRYTPSGAAVATFSLATSERYKDKSGEQQEKTEWHNIVAWRQLAEICGKYLHKGKQVYIEGRIQTRSYDDRDGNKKYITEIVADQMQMLGRVGEENGGYSRPAGESRPSRPAAQSQTREDYAEPPFNPDDDIPF, from the coding sequence ATGTCCGTGAACAAAGTCATACTGGTGGGAAATCTGGGCAAGGACCCTGAACTGCGCTATACTCCTTCAGGCGCGGCGGTGGCGACTTTCTCCCTGGCCACGTCCGAGCGCTACAAGGACAAGAGCGGCGAGCAGCAGGAGAAGACCGAGTGGCACAACATCGTCGCCTGGCGGCAGCTTGCCGAGATCTGCGGCAAGTACCTGCACAAGGGGAAGCAGGTCTACATCGAAGGCCGTATTCAGACCCGCTCCTATGATGACCGCGACGGCAACAAGAAGTACATCACGGAAATTGTCGCCGATCAGATGCAGATGCTGGGTCGGGTGGGAGAGGAAAACGGAGGCTACAGCCGCCCCGCCGGCGAGTCCCGGCCGAGCCGTCCCGCCGCGCAGTCTCAGACTCGGGAGGACTATGCCGAACCGCCGTTCAATCCCGACGACGATATTCCCTTCTAA
- a CDS encoding protein-glutamate O-methyltransferase CheR translates to MRFDDFLQKACPPLDLEWRKYRRRAARHGVNARLEELGLQDYGEYLGRLRADPREADALPDLMRITVTRFFRERKSWELLRQRVLPELLESMPVERPLKTWSVGCCGGEEPYSLAMLWLYGLPPELSGRSLQVLATDIDPDALERAERAVYSRSSLREVPEPFMQSAFRREGHLFHLAPEVRDTVVLFRHNLMTDPLPMGMDLVLARYLPFTYYTGNRRRFAAERLWQALRPGGALMIGLKEKLSSRERELFHPWPEAEGLFFRRNGKA, encoded by the coding sequence ATGCGCTTCGATGACTTTTTGCAAAAGGCGTGTCCTCCCCTCGACCTGGAGTGGAGAAAGTATCGCCGCCGCGCTGCGCGGCACGGTGTGAATGCAAGGCTCGAAGAGCTCGGATTACAAGATTACGGGGAATATCTCGGGCGGCTTCGCGCCGACCCGCGCGAGGCGGATGCCCTGCCCGACCTGATGCGCATTACGGTGACCCGCTTTTTCCGGGAGCGAAAAAGCTGGGAACTGCTGAGACAGAGAGTGCTGCCTGAGCTGCTGGAATCGATGCCGGTTGAACGGCCCCTGAAGACCTGGAGTGTCGGATGCTGCGGAGGCGAGGAGCCCTACTCCCTGGCGATGCTCTGGCTCTACGGCCTGCCCCCTGAGCTTTCCGGCCGCTCGCTGCAGGTCCTCGCCACCGATATCGATCCGGATGCCCTGGAGCGCGCCGAGCGCGCCGTGTATTCCCGAAGCTCCCTGAGGGAAGTTCCGGAGCCTTTCATGCAAAGCGCCTTCCGGAGGGAAGGCCACCTTTTTCATCTCGCCCCCGAGGTTCGCGACACGGTCGTCCTGTTCAGGCACAACCTGATGACCGATCCCCTCCCGATGGGAATGGACCTGGTGCTCGCGCGCTATCTTCCCTTCACCTATTACACGGGAAACCGGAGGCGTTTTGCCGCTGAACGGCTGTGGCAGGCTTTGCGCCCCGGCGGCGCCCTGATGATCGGCCTCAAGGAAAAGCTTTCCTCCCGGGAGCGGGAGCTCTTTCATCCCTGGCCGGAAGCGGAAGGGTTATTCTTTCGCAGAAACGGCAAGGCCTGA
- a CDS encoding undecaprenyl-diphosphate phosphatase has translation MTLLQSILLGALQGLTEFLPVSSSGHLAIAQYFLPGFKQPGVFFDVLLHVGTFGAVVLYFRRELVEILTSPFRRDEAAPLHRRLLLLLLAGSIPTAVIGLTFRDFFEGLFHNIPAVSLMLLVTGTLLFVSERFRITGRKEDSLTWGDALVVGTVQGMAIVPGISRSGSTIAALLLKGVNGETAARFSFLLALPAVFGAAILSARDLNGIPTSEFPLYLAGMGVAFITGLLSIHLLMGVIRKRRLFGFAIYCWLAGGVFFAITI, from the coding sequence ATGACACTTTTGCAATCCATCCTCCTCGGCGCCCTGCAGGGGCTCACTGAATTTCTCCCCGTCTCCTCCTCGGGGCATCTGGCCATCGCCCAGTATTTTCTTCCCGGATTCAAACAGCCCGGCGTCTTCTTCGATGTGCTTCTCCACGTGGGGACGTTCGGCGCCGTCGTTCTTTACTTCCGCCGGGAACTCGTCGAAATTCTCACCTCCCCCTTTCGCAGGGACGAGGCTGCCCCGCTGCACCGCCGACTTCTTCTGCTGCTGCTCGCCGGTTCGATCCCCACGGCGGTCATCGGCCTCACCTTCCGGGACTTCTTCGAGGGGCTGTTCCATAATATACCCGCCGTCTCCCTGATGCTGCTGGTTACCGGAACCCTGCTCTTCGTTTCCGAGCGCTTCCGCATCACCGGGCGCAAGGAGGACAGTCTCACCTGGGGAGATGCCCTGGTGGTGGGAACGGTGCAGGGGATGGCGATCGTCCCGGGCATTTCGCGCTCCGGATCGACCATTGCCGCCCTCCTGCTCAAGGGGGTGAACGGTGAAACCGCGGCCCGCTTCTCCTTTCTCCTGGCCCTGCCTGCGGTCTTCGGCGCCGCCATCCTGTCGGCCCGGGACCTGAACGGGATCCCCACCTCAGAGTTTCCCCTCTACCTGGCCGGTATGGGAGTCGCCTTCATAACAGGCCTGCTCTCCATCCACCTCCTCATGGGAGTGATCCGCAAGAGACGCCTTTTCGGCTTCGCCATATACTGCTGGCTGGCGGGAGGGGTGTTTTTCGCCATCACGATATAG
- a CDS encoding ribonuclease J yields MNLEPLHPDAVRLTPLGGLGEIGLNMMALECRGEILLIDCGLMFPESYMLGIDLVIPDISCLAGREGDIRALMLTHGHEDHIGAIPFLLEALGNPPIYGTGLTLGLLRNKLEEHRLDDRAQMHRVEVRRRTQLGVFDVEFYRAAHSIVDGTGLAIRTPAGLIVHTGDFKLDPTPVDGQCTDLERLADYGEEGVLLLLSDSTNVEKEGRTLSEKVVGEALAEILPHCDGQVMVATFSSNIHRIQQVVDAAAACGRKILINGRSMVANVAIARQLGYLFIPDDALIDLRQMRELPRGQVLIITTGSQGEPLSALTRIAMDDHRQLRLEEGDTVILSSKFIPGNEKAISDLINHLYRRGAEVFYETTSEVHVSGHAGREDLRQVLSLTRPRYFVPVHGEFRHLVKHAQLARATGVAEAHVTVLENGMPLTVSKDGLRREARVETGRVFIDGKGVGDVGMMELRDRRHLANHGMVIVLLTLNQSSGEIIYGPELLTRGFVPEDESRGYLEEAAAAVRAMLAEHSLEAMADWEELRVEVRKTLRRFFNRTIERRPLILPVIMEL; encoded by the coding sequence TTGAACCTGGAACCTTTACATCCCGACGCTGTTCGCCTCACCCCCCTGGGGGGGCTGGGGGAGATCGGCCTGAACATGATGGCCCTGGAGTGCCGGGGGGAGATCCTCCTGATCGACTGCGGCCTGATGTTCCCCGAGTCCTACATGCTGGGGATCGACCTGGTCATCCCCGACATCAGCTGCCTGGCCGGACGCGAGGGGGACATCCGCGCCCTGATGCTTACCCACGGGCACGAGGACCATATCGGAGCGATCCCCTTCCTGCTGGAGGCGTTGGGCAATCCCCCCATCTACGGTACCGGCCTGACCCTGGGCCTGCTGCGCAACAAGCTCGAGGAGCACCGCCTGGACGATCGGGCGCAGATGCACCGGGTGGAGGTGCGACGGCGGACCCAACTGGGAGTCTTCGACGTGGAATTCTACCGGGCAGCCCACTCCATCGTGGACGGGACCGGGCTGGCCATCCGCACTCCCGCCGGGCTGATCGTCCACACCGGCGACTTCAAGCTGGATCCAACTCCGGTGGACGGCCAGTGCACCGATCTGGAACGGCTGGCGGACTATGGAGAGGAAGGCGTGCTTCTGCTCCTCTCCGATTCCACCAACGTGGAGAAGGAGGGGCGCACCCTTTCGGAAAAGGTGGTGGGGGAGGCCCTTGCAGAGATCCTGCCGCACTGCGACGGCCAGGTGATGGTGGCGACCTTCTCCTCCAACATCCATCGCATCCAGCAGGTGGTCGATGCGGCAGCGGCCTGCGGCCGCAAGATCCTGATCAATGGGCGCAGCATGGTGGCGAACGTGGCCATCGCCCGGCAGCTGGGGTATCTTTTCATCCCCGACGATGCGCTGATCGACCTGCGGCAGATGCGGGAATTGCCCCGCGGACAGGTTCTCATCATCACTACCGGCAGCCAGGGTGAGCCCCTTTCCGCCCTGACCCGCATCGCCATGGACGATCACCGCCAGCTCCGCCTCGAGGAGGGCGACACGGTCATCCTCTCCTCCAAGTTCATCCCGGGGAACGAGAAGGCCATCTCCGACCTCATCAACCATCTCTACCGCCGGGGGGCGGAGGTCTTCTACGAGACGACCAGCGAGGTGCATGTGTCCGGACACGCCGGACGGGAAGATCTCAGGCAGGTCCTGTCCCTGACCCGGCCACGCTATTTCGTTCCCGTGCACGGCGAATTCCGCCACCTGGTCAAACACGCCCAGCTGGCCCGGGCAACGGGCGTGGCGGAGGCGCACGTCACCGTCCTGGAAAACGGAATGCCCCTGACGGTCTCGAAAGACGGCCTGCGCCGGGAAGCGCGGGTGGAGACCGGCCGGGTGTTTATAGACGGCAAGGGGGTCGGGGACGTAGGGATGATGGAACTGCGGGACCGGCGGCATCTGGCCAACCACGGCATGGTCATCGTTCTGCTCACCCTCAACCAGAGCAGCGGCGAGATCATCTACGGTCCGGAGCTTCTGACCCGCGGCTTCGTCCCGGAAGATGAAAGCCGGGGGTATCTGGAAGAGGCAGCAGCCGCTGTCCGCGCCATGTTGGCCGAGCACAGCCTGGAAGCCATGGCGGATTGGGAGGAACTGCGGGTGGAAGTGCGCAAGACCCTGCGCCGCTTCTTCAACCGCACCATCGAACGCCGCCCGCTGATCCTGCCGGTGATTATGGAACTTTAA
- a CDS encoding HD-GYP domain-containing protein — protein MVPELARKVVQGITGAIKGLRLYPLRHPAVERQILSLYEDLCVFMRGKDRIRMGLLEGTLFIEDHLFTETVPAAEELVQLLKNLEINGLEFRFGLAEDELRTLLSLLVSGGGKGRVFEHTLAKRQLSHISVVKPEEEEEEKRPRQVYGRALKVVDTIFQDVRLGKIPSSTEALNVVKSMAELTLSEPHALFALSMLKDYDNYTFTHSVNVSVIALAVGRSCGLTEEQLRVLGFGSLLHDLGKLKIDVGIITKPGRLTEEEFEEIKRHPRTGADIVAGMEGVTPEVIDIVLGHHLRYDHTGYPAEVSGEKLSPMTSMTSIADTYDAITTLRSYQRPLTPRNAIERLRELTGTALHPQFTENFIASLGTYPVGSLVRLDSNEIGLVVWVDTHDPDSVRLKILFDENGERLAVPARLTLIGKKAHRIVAEVDPFVKGVEITDYFD, from the coding sequence ATGGTTCCGGAACTCGCTAGGAAAGTGGTGCAGGGCATTACCGGCGCCATCAAGGGGTTGCGCCTCTATCCGCTGCGCCATCCGGCGGTCGAGAGGCAGATTTTAAGCCTCTATGAAGATCTGTGCGTCTTTATGCGCGGCAAGGACCGCATCCGGATGGGACTCCTGGAGGGGACGCTGTTCATAGAGGATCATCTGTTCACGGAAACCGTCCCCGCCGCCGAGGAACTCGTTCAGCTCCTGAAAAACCTGGAAATCAACGGACTGGAATTCCGCTTCGGACTTGCTGAAGATGAACTCCGGACCCTTCTGAGCCTCCTTGTGAGTGGAGGAGGGAAAGGAAGGGTTTTTGAACACACCCTGGCCAAGCGGCAGCTGTCTCATATCTCCGTGGTCAAGCCCGAAGAAGAAGAGGAGGAGAAGCGTCCCCGACAGGTCTACGGGCGCGCTCTCAAGGTGGTGGATACGATCTTTCAGGACGTACGTCTGGGGAAAATCCCTTCCTCCACCGAAGCGCTGAATGTCGTCAAGAGCATGGCGGAGCTGACCCTGTCCGAGCCCCACGCCCTTTTTGCCCTCTCCATGCTCAAGGATTATGACAACTACACCTTTACGCATTCGGTGAATGTCTCCGTCATCGCCCTGGCAGTGGGCCGCTCCTGCGGTCTCACCGAAGAGCAGCTTCGCGTTCTCGGCTTCGGAAGCCTCCTTCACGATCTGGGCAAGCTGAAAATTGATGTGGGAATCATCACCAAACCGGGACGGCTCACCGAGGAAGAATTCGAAGAGATCAAGCGTCACCCCCGCACCGGCGCGGATATCGTCGCAGGGATGGAAGGGGTGACCCCGGAGGTCATCGATATCGTCCTCGGGCATCATCTTCGTTACGACCATACGGGTTATCCCGCCGAAGTCAGCGGCGAGAAGCTCTCCCCGATGACTTCCATGACGTCTATTGCCGACACTTACGACGCCATTACCACCCTGCGCTCCTATCAGCGGCCGTTGACTCCCCGCAATGCCATTGAGCGTCTCCGGGAACTGACCGGCACCGCTCTACATCCGCAATTCACGGAAAACTTCATCGCTTCCCTCGGAACGTATCCGGTCGGAAGTCTGGTCCGTCTCGACAGCAACGAAATCGGCCTGGTCGTCTGGGTGGACACCCATGACCCCGACTCGGTCCGGCTCAAGATCCTCTTCGACGAAAACGGAGAGCGGCTGGCGGTACCTGCCCGGCTCACCCTCATCGGCAAGAAGGCCCACCGCATCGTCGCCGAAGTCGATCCCTTTGTGAAGGGGGTCGAGATCACCGACTACTTCGATTGA
- a CDS encoding phenylacetate--CoA ligase family protein, which yields MPRTFSPSFRNARELASHQLKGLQWTVRHAFEGSSFYRERLEEAGIDPESIRSLDDLRRLPFTDTDDLRDGYPFPLRAVPFEQIVRIHASSGTTGKRKVLAYTQKDLDDWTHFFARAYEMAGVTPLDRVQIAVGYGVWTAGMGFQLGCEKLGALAVPAGPGNVDLQIEFLLDFQSTVFCSTASMALLMAEEIHHRGIADRIHVRKVIYGSERSSVSMRQKISELFGGAELFDIPGLTELYGPGTGIECPDHDCIHYWGDYYLLEVVDPETLRPLPDGEWGEMVVTTLCKEAAPLIRYRTRDITRIIPGPCTCGSILPRHSRIKGRSDDTFKFRGVNIYPSSIDTILSQIPGLGSEYQVHLSRDAESGRDHLRLVVERGAGIERGQLPQLIQDTAHLMKKQLMVTPEVEVVEYGSLPRSEKKSRRVFDERLEDSVV from the coding sequence ATGCCCCGCACCTTTTCCCCATCTTTCCGCAACGCCCGGGAACTCGCCTCCCACCAGCTCAAGGGTCTGCAGTGGACGGTGCGCCACGCCTTCGAGGGTTCCTCCTTTTACCGCGAGCGGCTGGAGGAGGCCGGGATCGACCCCGAATCGATCCGCTCCCTCGACGATCTGCGCCGGCTCCCCTTCACCGACACCGACGACTTGCGCGACGGCTACCCCTTCCCTTTGCGGGCGGTCCCTTTCGAGCAGATCGTGCGCATTCACGCCTCCTCCGGCACCACAGGCAAGCGCAAGGTCCTCGCCTACACCCAGAAGGATCTCGACGACTGGACGCACTTTTTCGCCCGGGCTTATGAGATGGCCGGGGTGACCCCCCTCGACCGGGTGCAGATCGCCGTCGGCTACGGGGTGTGGACGGCGGGGATGGGGTTCCAGCTCGGCTGTGAGAAGCTCGGCGCCCTGGCGGTTCCCGCCGGTCCCGGCAACGTCGACCTGCAGATCGAGTTCCTGCTCGACTTCCAGAGCACCGTCTTCTGCTCCACCGCCTCGATGGCGCTGCTGATGGCCGAGGAAATTCACCACCGGGGAATCGCCGACCGGATCCACGTGCGCAAGGTCATCTACGGCTCCGAGCGCTCTTCGGTGTCGATGCGACAGAAGATTTCCGAACTCTTCGGAGGCGCCGAGCTCTTCGACATCCCCGGCCTCACCGAACTGTACGGTCCCGGCACCGGGATCGAGTGCCCCGATCATGACTGCATCCACTACTGGGGAGACTACTACCTGCTCGAGGTCGTCGACCCGGAGACGCTGCGGCCTCTTCCCGACGGCGAGTGGGGAGAGATGGTCGTCACCACCCTCTGCAAGGAGGCTGCGCCGCTCATCCGCTACCGCACCCGCGACATCACCCGGATCATCCCCGGCCCCTGCACCTGCGGCTCGATCCTCCCGCGCCACTCCCGCATCAAGGGGCGCAGCGACGACACTTTCAAGTTCCGCGGGGTGAACATCTACCCCTCGAGCATCGACACCATCCTCTCGCAGATCCCCGGCCTCGGCTCGGAGTACCAGGTCCACCTCTCCCGCGATGCGGAGAGCGGCCGCGATCACCTGCGGCTGGTCGTCGAACGAGGCGCGGGAATCGAACGCGGGCAGCTGCCGCAGTTGATCCAGGATACGGCGCACCTGATGAAGAAGCAGCTCATGGTCACCCCGGAAGTGGAGGTGGTGGAGTACGGCTCCTTGCCGCGCTCGGAGAAGAAAAGCAGGCGGGTCTTTGATGAACGCCTCGAAGATTCAGTTGTCTGA
- a CDS encoding HEAT repeat domain-containing protein, with amino-acid sequence MLDERRKLLKGVLGDPDEGVRFAAAAALEHLESVLSLEQILSSLNDENRGIRVRAIYALERVDSPKVFPPLLSALKDSDADVRSAAVQVLGKKKNPKILGSLVRHLKDPHPAVRVHAAEALGNFADRRLVPYLGALVTEKDAELVLSAVRSLGAIGAPEAEKYLIRLVKDPRPAVRREAVGALGILSLDGE; translated from the coding sequence ATGCTGGATGAGCGTAGAAAACTGCTCAAGGGAGTTCTGGGCGATCCTGACGAGGGAGTGCGTTTTGCCGCTGCGGCCGCCCTGGAACACCTCGAATCCGTTCTGAGTCTGGAACAGATCCTGTCGTCCCTGAACGATGAAAACAGGGGCATCCGGGTCAGGGCGATCTATGCCCTGGAGCGTGTGGATTCGCCGAAGGTCTTCCCGCCGCTGCTGTCCGCCCTCAAGGATTCCGATGCCGACGTCCGCTCCGCCGCCGTTCAGGTGCTGGGGAAAAAGAAAAATCCCAAGATTCTCGGCAGTCTTGTCCGCCATCTCAAGGATCCCCATCCGGCGGTGCGGGTTCACGCGGCGGAAGCGCTGGGGAACTTCGCCGACCGGCGCCTCGTCCCCTACCTTGGCGCTCTGGTCACGGAGAAAGATGCGGAATTGGTCCTTAGCGCAGTCCGTTCCCTCGGGGCTATCGGTGCACCCGAGGCGGAGAAATATCTCATCAGACTGGTGAAGGATCCCCGTCCCGCCGTCCGCCGCGAGGCGGTCGGCGCTTTGGGGATTCTGTCATTGGACGGCGAGTAA